One window of Polyangiaceae bacterium genomic DNA carries:
- a CDS encoding LysR family transcriptional regulator yields the protein MEREDLGDLYAFMLVAAEGSFSGAAAKAGTSQSSLSRTVRNLEARLGIRLLNRTTRHVAPTPAGERMLKTLRPALTQIDDELEAVRALGEEPSGTIRITTSRHAAETVLWPVLKGFLQRYPNIHVELSLDSRFSDIVTERFDAGVRLGEALEQDMVAVRVGPEMRLLVVGSPEYIAQHGAPKHPKDLAQHRCINLRFNRTGGLYPWELSKGTREIKVRVEGQLTCDDIHFIRHAAIDGAGLAFLMLNSVVEDIEQGRLVSVLDDWCPKFPGYYLYYPSRRQPSAAFKLLVEALQSRG from the coding sequence ATGGAACGCGAAGATCTGGGTGATTTGTATGCCTTCATGCTGGTCGCCGCCGAGGGCAGCTTCAGCGGGGCGGCCGCCAAGGCGGGCACCAGCCAATCGTCGCTGAGTCGCACCGTGCGGAACCTCGAGGCGCGCCTCGGGATCCGGCTGCTCAATCGCACGACGCGCCACGTAGCGCCCACGCCAGCGGGCGAGCGGATGCTGAAGACCCTGCGGCCAGCGCTCACGCAGATCGACGATGAGCTCGAAGCAGTGCGCGCACTGGGTGAGGAGCCTTCTGGAACGATCCGCATCACCACCTCACGCCATGCCGCAGAAACGGTGCTGTGGCCTGTGCTGAAAGGCTTCCTCCAGCGCTACCCCAATATCCACGTAGAATTATCTCTCGACTCACGCTTCTCCGACATCGTGACCGAGCGCTTCGATGCCGGGGTGCGCCTGGGTGAAGCGCTGGAGCAGGATATGGTCGCCGTGCGGGTTGGACCCGAGATGCGCCTCTTGGTCGTCGGTTCACCGGAGTACATCGCGCAACACGGCGCGCCGAAGCATCCGAAGGATCTTGCCCAGCATCGCTGCATCAATCTGCGCTTCAACCGGACCGGCGGGCTCTACCCGTGGGAGCTCTCGAAGGGAACCCGCGAGATCAAGGTGCGCGTCGAAGGTCAGCTTACGTGTGACGACATCCATTTCATTCGTCACGCAGCGATCGATGGCGCTGGCCTCGCCTTCCTGATGCTCAACTCCGTGGTGGAGGACATCGAACAAGGCAGACTCGTCAGCGTGCTGGATGACTGGTGCCCCAAGTTCCCGGGCTACTACCTCTACTACCCCAGCCGCCGCCAGCCTTCCGCAGCGTTCAAGCTCCTCGTGGAGGCCCTTCAATCTCGGGGGTGA
- a CDS encoding aldo/keto reductase, protein MILKETYTLENGVEIPKLGLGTWMIPNDDAAKAVQDAVALGYRHIDTAQAYGNEAGVGEGVRNCGLQREQIFVTTKLAAEVKSYEKAVEAIDGSLKTLGLDSIDLMLIHSPQPWMRFGEEDRFLEGNRAAWRALEEAYRAGKLRAIGVSNFERVDLENVFDACSVKPMVNQILAHISNTPDELIGYSQGQGMLVEAYSPIAHGELLKNARVTSMAEHYGVSVPQLSIRYTLQLGLLPLPKTANPKHMRNNAEVDFTISDEDMKVLGDLPRIDDYGEASNMPVFGGKLS, encoded by the coding sequence ATGATTCTGAAAGAGACATACACACTTGAGAATGGCGTCGAGATCCCGAAGCTCGGCCTCGGCACTTGGATGATCCCGAACGACGACGCTGCAAAGGCCGTGCAAGACGCGGTGGCGCTGGGGTATCGACACATCGACACCGCGCAGGCCTATGGAAATGAAGCCGGCGTTGGAGAAGGGGTGCGAAACTGCGGGCTTCAGCGCGAGCAGATCTTCGTGACCACGAAGCTCGCGGCGGAGGTGAAGTCCTACGAGAAAGCGGTCGAAGCCATCGACGGCTCATTGAAGACGTTGGGGCTCGACAGCATCGACTTGATGCTGATTCACAGCCCGCAGCCCTGGATGAGGTTTGGAGAGGAAGACCGATTTCTGGAGGGCAACCGCGCTGCGTGGCGCGCTCTCGAGGAGGCGTACCGTGCGGGAAAGCTGAGGGCGATAGGCGTCTCCAACTTCGAGCGGGTCGATCTCGAGAACGTCTTCGATGCGTGCTCGGTCAAGCCGATGGTGAACCAGATCCTCGCGCACATCAGCAACACACCGGACGAGCTGATCGGGTACTCCCAAGGTCAAGGCATGCTCGTCGAGGCGTACTCCCCAATCGCCCACGGTGAGCTGCTGAAGAACGCACGAGTCACCTCGATGGCGGAGCACTACGGAGTGAGCGTGCCCCAGCTGTCCATCCGCTACACCTTGCAGCTTGGTCTGTTGCCGTTGCCCAAGACGGCAAACCCCAAGCACATGCGCAACAACGCAGAGGTTGATTTCACGATCTCCGATGAGGACATGAAGGTGCTCGGAGATCTGCCTCGCATCGACGACTATGGAGAGGCGAGCAACATGCCCGTGTTCGGTGGCAAGCTGAGCTGA
- a CDS encoding aldo/keto reductase gives MEKRTLGKSGLEVSALGYGCMGLNFGLGNGVEREAAVAMVRAAFERGVTFFDTAEAYGPFTNEEIVGEAVAPFRDQVVVATKFGFKGGRALEGVDSRPERIREVADASLKRLKTDRIDLFYQHRPDPNVPIEEVAGTVKQLIAAGKVKHFGLSEAGAETIRRAHAVQPVAALQSEYSMWWREPEEQIIPTLDELGIGFVPFSPLGRGFLTGKIDDKTSFGEKDFRNIIPRFSAESRRANQGLVDKLSEIAAGKGVTPAQIALAWLLAQKPYIVPIPGTTKVHRLEENLGGASVSLTPEDLTSIHAALDAIEIQGARYPAQLAALTGR, from the coding sequence ATGGAGAAGCGAACGTTAGGAAAGAGCGGACTGGAAGTCTCCGCGCTGGGCTATGGCTGCATGGGTCTGAATTTCGGCTTGGGCAACGGCGTCGAGCGCGAGGCCGCGGTCGCCATGGTCCGCGCGGCCTTCGAGCGAGGGGTCACCTTCTTCGACACGGCAGAGGCCTATGGTCCCTTCACCAACGAGGAGATTGTGGGTGAAGCGGTGGCGCCGTTTCGCGACCAAGTCGTGGTCGCCACGAAGTTCGGGTTCAAAGGCGGCCGCGCTCTAGAAGGCGTGGACAGCCGCCCGGAGCGGATCCGAGAAGTGGCCGATGCGTCCCTCAAGCGTCTGAAGACCGATCGCATCGATCTCTTCTACCAGCACCGTCCCGACCCGAACGTGCCCATCGAAGAGGTCGCAGGCACCGTCAAGCAGCTGATCGCCGCCGGCAAGGTGAAGCACTTCGGTCTTTCCGAGGCTGGAGCCGAAACGATTCGCCGCGCCCACGCCGTGCAGCCGGTGGCGGCGCTGCAGAGCGAGTACTCGATGTGGTGGCGCGAGCCGGAGGAGCAAATCATTCCCACGCTGGACGAGCTAGGCATCGGCTTTGTTCCGTTCAGTCCGCTCGGGAGAGGCTTTCTCACGGGGAAGATCGACGACAAGACATCCTTCGGTGAGAAGGACTTTCGCAACATCATTCCGCGTTTCTCCGCGGAATCGCGCAGGGCAAACCAGGGCCTGGTGGACAAGCTGTCCGAAATCGCGGCGGGCAAGGGCGTGACGCCCGCGCAGATCGCCCTGGCGTGGCTCCTAGCGCAGAAGCCGTACATCGTTCCAATCCCCGGCACGACCAAGGTCCATCGCTTGGAGGAGAACCTCGGTGGGGCCAGTGTTTCCCTCACCCCCGAAGATCTGACCAGCATCCACGCTGCGCTCGACGCCATCGAGATCCAAGGAGCGCGCTACCCCGCGCAGTTGGCGGCGTTGACGGGGAGATGA